The Pedobacter mucosus genome window below encodes:
- a CDS encoding glycoside hydrolase family 2 TIM barrel-domain containing protein, translating into MLKSTYRVLLICLLFFTSISYAQVTAIQNIQARKILSLNGKWNYIIDPYENGYYDYRHAPFDQSKTGTGGYFDDRVQKDKTELIEYDFDHSPQMNVPGDWNSQSEKLELYEGNIWLRRKFDAKPEKGKKYFVYFGAVNYEAHVYLNGKKLGIHKGGFTPFQFDVTNKLKVGENTVILKVDNIRKQDEIPTVNTDWWNYGGITRDVYLAEFPDHFINDYKLQLVKGNKNLISFSLKLADVTANQEITLSIPELKLEKKYKTDAEGKITDEFTWNNLNLWSPENPKLYAINIKSDKESIDDKIGFRTIEVKGDSILLNGKSVFLRGISLHDENPLLQGRLRSEGDMRMMLQWAKDLNCNYVRLAHYPHNEEMIRLADEMGLLVWAEVPVYWTISWTNPATYANAKQQLTDLIVRDKNRASVIVWSIGNETPLSAPRLDFMSNLAETARSLDDTRLVAAALEVHMDGNTIVLNDPLGEKIDLVSFNEYAGWYWGGTPADITKYNFNIKYNKPVVITEFGGDALGGFHADENTRWSEEYQELLYKNQIIMLSKIAALRGLTPWILTDFRSPRRQHPIYQNFWNRKGLISETGKKKKAFFVLKDFYDQMQVKYK; encoded by the coding sequence ATGCTAAAATCGACCTATAGAGTGCTTTTAATCTGCTTATTATTCTTTACTTCAATAAGTTATGCGCAAGTTACTGCTATACAAAACATTCAAGCTCGCAAAATTTTAAGCCTAAATGGCAAGTGGAATTATATTATTGATCCTTACGAAAACGGCTATTATGATTACAGACATGCGCCGTTTGATCAATCTAAAACCGGTACAGGTGGTTATTTTGACGACCGTGTTCAAAAAGATAAAACAGAATTAATTGAGTACGATTTTGATCATTCTCCACAAATGAATGTTCCAGGTGATTGGAATTCCCAATCAGAAAAACTAGAGCTTTATGAAGGTAATATCTGGTTACGAAGAAAGTTTGATGCCAAACCCGAAAAAGGTAAAAAGTACTTTGTGTATTTCGGAGCCGTAAATTACGAAGCGCATGTTTACCTAAATGGTAAAAAACTGGGCATTCATAAAGGTGGTTTTACACCTTTTCAATTTGATGTTACTAATAAATTAAAAGTTGGAGAAAACACCGTTATTTTAAAAGTTGATAACATTAGGAAGCAGGATGAAATTCCAACTGTAAACACAGATTGGTGGAATTATGGCGGTATTACACGTGATGTTTATCTAGCAGAGTTTCCAGATCATTTCATCAATGATTATAAACTCCAACTCGTTAAAGGAAATAAAAATCTTATTAGTTTTTCACTAAAATTGGCGGATGTAACTGCAAATCAGGAAATTACTTTATCAATACCTGAATTAAAATTAGAGAAGAAATATAAAACTGATGCTGAAGGAAAAATAACGGACGAATTTACCTGGAACAACTTAAACTTGTGGTCGCCAGAAAATCCTAAACTCTATGCAATCAATATAAAATCTGATAAGGAAAGTATTGATGACAAAATTGGTTTTAGAACCATCGAAGTTAAGGGAGATAGCATCCTTTTAAATGGTAAATCTGTTTTTTTAAGGGGAATTTCATTGCATGATGAAAACCCACTTTTACAAGGAAGATTACGTTCTGAGGGTGATATGCGCATGATGTTGCAATGGGCAAAAGATTTAAATTGTAATTATGTTCGCTTAGCACATTATCCGCATAATGAAGAAATGATTCGTTTAGCTGATGAAATGGGCTTATTGGTTTGGGCAGAAGTTCCGGTTTATTGGACCATTAGCTGGACAAACCCTGCTACTTATGCCAACGCAAAACAGCAATTAACAGATTTAATTGTACGTGATAAAAATAGAGCCAGTGTTATTGTTTGGTCGATAGGAAATGAAACGCCACTTAGTGCTCCACGACTTGATTTTATGTCTAACCTTGCGGAAACCGCCAGATCATTAGATGATACCCGGTTGGTTGCTGCGGCTTTAGAGGTTCACATGGATGGTAATACAATTGTACTTAATGATCCACTTGGAGAAAAAATAGATTTGGTGAGTTTTAATGAATATGCCGGTTGGTATTGGGGTGGAACGCCAGCTGATATTACTAAATATAACTTCAACATAAAGTACAATAAACCTGTGGTAATCACTGAGTTTGGTGGTGATGCTTTAGGTGGTTTCCATGCTGATGAAAACACACGTTGGAGTGAAGAATATCAGGAACTGCTGTATAAAAACCAAATTATAATGTTAAGTAAAATTGCTGCGTTAAGGGGTTTAACCCCGTGGATTCTTACTGATTTTAGATCACCAAGACGGCAACATCCTATCTATCAAAATTTTTGGAACCGCAAAGGTTTAATCAGCGAAACTGGGAAAAAGAAGAAAGCATTTTTTGTGCTGAAAGATTTTTACGATCAAATGCAGGTTAAGTATAAATAG
- a CDS encoding RagB/SusD family nutrient uptake outer membrane protein — MKKNIFYIILAIVALQAGCKKDGFLQDGSFSGGNDITEAQLWANPDYARNFLNNVYSVLTDRYDVDDNGALLASGSDEAVNSNLNSNVNILNNGTWSPVRIFDDVYSNMYVGIRKSNMFLEEIDGSAIIALDETLPANNAANQTLQSQIDRLKGQALFLRAFFQFELLKRYGKFAIVTRTLTISDELNLPRNTFDECVKQIVADCDEAILKLPLSPTEWSLPLRGRATGTAAMALKARLLLYAASPQYNTSGDLSKWQAAADAAKRLMDTNKHSIYTSYPNIWLWNVGSFNSETIFATSTLNTNTIEVNNAPISYDAANGRTNPTQEMVDAFEMKTTGRAISEAGSGYVATNPYANRDPRLGFAVFFNSASIQPAVAPGNAAYLLTLFKTRPVETFVGGKDGLNLNVNATKTGYYMRKYISESASWAGTAVTVRRPWIFFRYAEVLLNYAEALNEAQGPAALTEILRAVNLIRNRNGVAMPVLQTANPAAAGYVAATKEELRKRIRNERRVELCFEEHRFYDVRRWKEGETTFNKPVTGMRITQVTPTTFTYTPFTVENRVFTAKNYLYPISQNELNNAPALGQNPGY, encoded by the coding sequence ATGAAAAAAAATATATTTTATATAATTCTTGCCATTGTAGCTTTACAGGCAGGATGTAAAAAAGATGGCTTTCTGCAAGATGGATCCTTTAGTGGTGGTAATGATATTACCGAAGCGCAACTTTGGGCAAATCCAGATTATGCCAGGAACTTTTTAAATAACGTTTATTCAGTTTTAACCGATCGTTATGATGTAGATGATAACGGAGCTTTATTGGCTTCAGGATCAGATGAAGCGGTAAATTCTAATCTGAATTCGAATGTCAACATTTTAAACAATGGCACTTGGAGTCCGGTAAGAATTTTCGACGATGTTTACTCAAACATGTATGTTGGCATTCGTAAATCCAATATGTTTCTAGAGGAAATTGATGGTAGCGCCATTATTGCTTTAGATGAAACATTGCCTGCAAACAATGCAGCAAATCAAACTCTACAATCTCAAATTGACCGTTTAAAAGGGCAGGCGTTATTTTTAAGGGCATTTTTTCAATTCGAATTGCTTAAACGTTACGGAAAATTCGCAATTGTAACCCGTACTCTGACTATTAGTGATGAGCTTAATTTACCAAGGAATACTTTTGATGAATGTGTTAAACAAATAGTTGCAGATTGTGATGAAGCCATTTTAAAATTGCCGTTATCGCCAACTGAATGGAGTTTGCCATTACGAGGTAGAGCAACAGGAACGGCTGCAATGGCGTTAAAAGCTAGACTTTTATTATACGCTGCAAGTCCTCAATACAATACCAGTGGTGATTTATCTAAATGGCAAGCCGCTGCTGATGCTGCAAAAAGACTAATGGACACAAATAAACATTCCATTTATACTTCGTATCCAAACATCTGGTTATGGAATGTTGGTTCTTTTAATTCGGAAACAATATTTGCAACATCAACCTTAAATACCAATACCATTGAGGTAAACAATGCGCCAATTAGTTATGATGCAGCCAATGGACGTACCAATCCAACTCAGGAAATGGTTGATGCTTTCGAAATGAAAACAACCGGTAGAGCAATTTCTGAAGCAGGTTCTGGCTACGTTGCTACAAATCCTTATGCCAATCGCGATCCACGTTTAGGTTTTGCTGTATTTTTTAATTCTGCATCAATACAGCCAGCGGTTGCCCCAGGTAATGCAGCCTATTTACTTACTTTATTTAAAACCCGACCTGTAGAAACATTTGTTGGTGGTAAAGATGGTTTGAATCTGAATGTAAATGCAACCAAAACAGGTTATTACATGCGTAAATACATTAGTGAAAGTGCATCATGGGCAGGAACTGCAGTAACTGTTCGTCGCCCGTGGATATTTTTTAGATATGCCGAAGTGCTTTTAAATTATGCCGAAGCATTAAATGAAGCGCAGGGTCCGGCAGCTTTAACGGAGATTTTAAGAGCTGTAAATTTAATTAGAAACAGAAATGGTGTAGCAATGCCTGTTCTGCAAACCGCCAATCCGGCTGCTGCGGGTTACGTTGCGGCTACTAAAGAGGAGTTGCGTAAAAGAATACGTAACGAACGACGTGTAGAATTATGTTTTGAAGAACATCGTTTTTATGATGTACGAAGATGGAAAGAAGGTGAAACAACGTTCAATAAACCAGTAACCGGAATGAGAATTACCCAGGTTACGCCAACAACTTTTACTTATACACCTTTCACTGTTGAAAACAGGGTGTTTACAGCTAAAAATTATCTTTATCCAATTTCACAAAATGAATTAAACAATGCCCCAGCCCTAGGACAAAACCCTGGCTACTAA
- a CDS encoding endo-1,4-beta-xylanase, translating to MSFRTINFALKILLSVSLLNISCAKHESTSLAPSPTLPMMENSLQKDMPFPMGAAVNVNLLKSNTNYRNLVIKEFNSITAENAMKFAAVHSSKEIWNFTDADYLIDFAIANGKRVHGHTLNWYKSLPDWVNNFQGTAADWENLLKTHIQTVVGHFKGKVVSWDVVNEAIDEDGTMRNSIWVQKLGVDYIGRAFQYAHEADPNALLFYNDYGQEFGPTKRTAILNLVTSLKNKGIPIDGIGIQMHTRVTQTDANLTAAISTAAATGLKIHISEIDIALNPDNNQSMVYTTALADQQAAKYKTIVKAFNAIPKGQQFGITQWNVTDGDSWIPSNYNRPDWPLPFDSNYQRKAAYQGILDGVK from the coding sequence ATGAGCTTTAGAACGATAAATTTTGCCTTAAAAATATTGCTTTCTGTCTCGCTGCTAAATATTTCTTGTGCTAAACATGAGTCTACAAGTTTAGCGCCATCTCCAACTTTACCAATGATGGAAAACAGTTTACAGAAAGATATGCCGTTCCCGATGGGTGCTGCTGTGAATGTAAATCTACTCAAAAGCAATACTAATTATCGTAATCTTGTAATCAAAGAATTTAACAGCATTACTGCAGAAAATGCCATGAAGTTTGCAGCGGTTCATTCCTCAAAAGAGATCTGGAATTTTACAGATGCGGATTATCTCATCGATTTCGCCATTGCAAACGGAAAAAGAGTTCATGGTCATACTTTAAATTGGTACAAATCCTTGCCAGATTGGGTAAACAATTTTCAGGGAACAGCCGCAGATTGGGAAAATTTATTGAAGACTCACATTCAAACTGTTGTTGGGCATTTTAAAGGTAAAGTAGTTTCTTGGGATGTGGTGAACGAAGCAATTGATGAAGATGGAACCATGAGAAATAGCATTTGGGTTCAGAAATTGGGCGTAGATTATATTGGAAGAGCGTTTCAGTATGCGCATGAAGCCGATCCTAATGCATTGCTTTTTTACAATGATTATGGTCAGGAATTTGGACCAACAAAACGAACTGCAATTTTAAATCTGGTTACGAGTTTAAAAAATAAAGGCATTCCAATTGATGGAATCGGTATTCAAATGCATACCCGAGTAACCCAAACCGATGCAAATTTAACTGCTGCAATTTCTACTGCCGCCGCTACCGGTTTAAAAATTCACATTTCGGAAATTGATATTGCTTTAAATCCAGATAACAATCAAAGTATGGTTTATACAACTGCCTTAGCCGATCAACAAGCTGCAAAATATAAAACGATTGTAAAAGCATTTAATGCCATTCCAAAAGGACAACAGTTTGGTATTACGCAGTGGAATGTTACCGATGGCGATAGTTGGATTCCATCAAATTATAATCGGCCAGATTGGCCCTTACCGTTTGATTCAAATTACCAACGTAAAGCTGCCTATCAGGGAATATTGGATGGTGTTAAATAA